A genomic stretch from Desulfolutivibrio sulfodismutans DSM 3696 includes:
- a CDS encoding pilus assembly protein TadG-related protein yields MPCRRLEAGSASLMVALSLVLLAGFSALAVDYTYLHHRKAALQRAAEAGALMGAAMLVRGGQNIDAARDATVQAAQKALRREDFPDLAVRDSDVAFLWDVAQDTAGPDQIQVTTGRTEARGNPVNLFLGGLLGQSSADVSASARAEVFCSDASGDLALLVLPAGFTWDDACEPDARFRGNGVFDTQSGCEAASIRVSGYGEQDVGRRLVLSPGRFGEMSPGGMFPVARKALGASGASLASQARIGEGYFVTVGEWVAVDEEPNATGSLFDQARLRLAADPEAYWDEACRAVQGGRHQIQEESPRIVRMSFFDPSQPPAPGRPEVRICQLGAVFIEELFENGGVAVRLTRAMAVAPQRDASACDPRGVGLYGVRLAPGGLDGVDD; encoded by the coding sequence GTGCCGTGCCGTCGGCTGGAGGCTGGGAGCGCCAGCCTCATGGTGGCCTTGTCCCTGGTCCTTCTGGCCGGGTTTTCCGCCCTGGCCGTGGATTATACCTATCTCCACCACCGCAAGGCCGCTTTGCAACGGGCTGCGGAAGCCGGGGCCCTGATGGGGGCGGCAATGCTTGTCAGAGGCGGCCAAAATATCGACGCCGCGCGCGACGCAACGGTGCAGGCCGCCCAGAAGGCGTTACGCCGGGAGGATTTTCCCGATCTGGCCGTGCGGGATTCGGATGTGGCGTTTTTGTGGGACGTTGCCCAGGATACGGCCGGGCCGGATCAAATCCAGGTGACCACCGGGCGCACGGAAGCCCGGGGCAATCCGGTGAACCTTTTTTTGGGGGGCCTTTTGGGACAGAGCTCTGCCGACGTCAGCGCCTCGGCCAGGGCGGAGGTGTTTTGTTCCGACGCCTCGGGAGATCTTGCCCTTCTGGTTCTCCCAGCCGGATTCACCTGGGATGACGCCTGCGAACCGGATGCGCGATTTCGCGGGAATGGGGTATTCGATACGCAAAGCGGGTGTGAGGCGGCCTCGATCCGGGTTTCAGGGTACGGCGAACAGGATGTGGGCAGGCGGTTGGTTCTTTCACCCGGACGGTTTGGCGAGATGTCCCCGGGAGGGATGTTTCCCGTCGCCCGGAAGGCGCTCGGCGCATCGGGCGCGTCTCTCGCTTCGCAGGCTAGGATCGGGGAAGGCTATTTCGTAACGGTGGGGGAGTGGGTAGCTGTAGACGAAGAGCCGAACGCCACGGGGTCTCTTTTCGACCAGGCCCGACTGCGGCTTGCGGCGGATCCCGAGGCGTACTGGGACGAGGCCTGCCGGGCCGTCCAGGGGGGGCGCCATCAGATCCAGGAAGAGAGTCCCAGGATCGTCAGGATGTCTTTTTTCGACCCCTCGCAACCTCCTGCGCCCGGACGCCCGGAAGTGCGCATTTGCCAGCTTGGGGCGGTGTTCATCGAAGAACTGTTTGAGAACGGAGGGGTCGCCGTGCGGCTGACGCGGGCCATGGCCGTCGCGCCGCAAAGGGACGCATCTGCCTGCGACCCGCGCGGCGTCGGCCTGTACGGGGTCAGGCTTGCGCCCGGGGGCCTGGACGGCGTCGACGATTGA
- a CDS encoding transcriptional regulator: MNLNLDLTAVDRERALRTWLVFHGMDLFEIAAKLRVAHSTVSRLIKRDRASMRRVEQLHNLGIPRELLPVPK, encoded by the coding sequence ATGAACTTGAATCTTGATTTGACCGCTGTGGACCGGGAACGGGCATTGCGCACCTGGCTGGTGTTCCATGGCATGGACCTTTTCGAAATCGCCGCGAAACTGCGCGTGGCGCATTCCACGGTCAGCCGCCTCATCAAGCGGGATCGGGCCTCCATGCGTCGCGTGGAGCAGCTCCATAATCTGGGGATTCCCCGGGAGCTTCTGCCCGTGCCCAAATAG
- a CDS encoding Lcl C-terminal domain-containing protein encodes MNVSSPAAVPPGQMSPPLPTGMAECRDLAGQAMPCPGPGQDGDGREPGRENRGRFVVTPDDTVRDRLTGLLWHPAADALGYPVSFSEALSAVVGLNAAAAHGRRDWRMPNRRELRSILCHGAKNPALWPGHPFRNVFFGRYWTSTSFAGSPAHAWYVHLEGARVFYERKDRYCLLWPVCGDSHGLAATGQTACFDTAGEVIPCAGSGQDGETRHGLAWPTPRFVPGEGGEGADVVFDRLTGLSWLSRPIGAGEAEEPPEPCDWGRALADVAAFAVRDGRPWRLPDINELESLTDLSRAFPALPGGHPFRNLGDGFWSATTSFYDPAWAYVLYLGKGAVGVGFKVNRDFLAWPVLRPKA; translated from the coding sequence ATGAACGTGTCTTCCCCGGCCGCTGTGCCGCCTGGACAGATGTCCCCGCCGTTGCCCACGGGCATGGCGGAATGCCGCGATCTTGCCGGACAGGCCATGCCCTGCCCGGGACCCGGGCAGGACGGGGACGGCCGGGAGCCGGGACGGGAAAACCGGGGCCGCTTTGTGGTCACTCCGGACGATACGGTGCGGGATAGGCTGACCGGCCTGCTCTGGCATCCGGCTGCCGACGCCCTGGGCTACCCGGTCTCGTTTTCGGAGGCGCTTTCCGCCGTGGTCGGCTTGAATGCGGCGGCGGCCCACGGCAGGCGCGACTGGCGGATGCCCAACCGCCGGGAGCTGCGCAGCATTTTATGCCACGGCGCCAAAAATCCCGCCCTGTGGCCCGGACATCCCTTCCGCAACGTCTTTTTCGGCCGTTATTGGACCTCCACGTCCTTTGCCGGTTCTCCGGCTCACGCTTGGTATGTCCATTTGGAAGGCGCTCGGGTCTTTTATGAGCGCAAGGACCGCTATTGCCTGCTGTGGCCCGTGTGCGGCGACAGCCATGGTCTGGCCGCCACCGGACAGACGGCCTGCTTCGACACGGCCGGGGAGGTGATCCCCTGCGCCGGGAGCGGCCAGGACGGCGAGACGCGGCACGGGCTGGCCTGGCCCACTCCCCGGTTTGTCCCCGGGGAGGGGGGGGAAGGGGCCGACGTGGTGTTCGACCGGCTGACGGGGCTCTCCTGGCTGTCGCGACCCATCGGGGCTGGGGAGGCGGAAGAACCTCCCGAGCCCTGCGACTGGGGCCGGGCCCTGGCCGACGTGGCCGCATTCGCCGTCCGGGACGGGCGTCCCTGGCGGTTGCCGGACATCAACGAGTTGGAATCTTTGACCGACCTGTCCCGGGCCTTTCCGGCCCTGCCCGGCGGGCATCCCTTCCGCAACCTCGGGGATGGGTTCTGGTCCGCAACCACCAGCTTCTACGATCCCGCCTGGGCCTATGTCCTGTATCTGGGCAAGGGGGCGGTGGGCGTGGGGTTCAAGGTCAACCGCGATTTTTTGGCCTGGCCGGTGCTGCGCCCGAAAGCATGA
- a CDS encoding methyl-accepting chemotaxis protein, with amino-acid sequence MKNLALGTKLVGAFVLVSLLTILVGIMGLRGLGDVTGRLRAITDENAPAREALQGINQAAESLRVAQRTLLIQNLDQQTRDRQYANMDRTLAQARSAFAVFDKKARTPSEDALWRRFGETWTQWLAINEAAMSASRRLDATGILDPTELRRKMELFRADHYRLLNSLNELLLIDKSFDGGTDPTACNFGRWLAGGASSIKNPAIQGALREIIPFHNQFHAAIKRIKDMAASGVSRQDILRFYQDEAMAPVGKTFEIFQKLSQEVDVSEKQYQVVSQEVMVALLEKQRQTLELLGQLLESNTTDSRQAEIQANEAATSARAVSITGMALGAVLALALGVLLARAITRPILQAVRVAQNISRGDLTTEPDIRQKDEIGQLADALRDMITRLRETVREVLTGAENTASGSEELSSAAQDISHGASEQAASVEEVSSSMEQMASAIRQNSETALRTEKMAMTAAAGAREGGEAVAATVSAMKEIAQKIGIIEEIARQTNLLALNAAIEAARAGEHGKGFAVVAAEVRKLAERSGAAAGEIGELSGSSVAIAEKAGELLSRIVPDIERTAGLIQEIAAAGREQDAGAEQINKAVRQLDQVVQQNASASEEMASTSEELSSQAMNLQSTVAFFRLDGTDSRLMLSGAAPARPKNRG; translated from the coding sequence ATGAAAAATCTGGCGCTCGGAACGAAACTGGTCGGGGCCTTCGTCCTGGTTTCGCTTCTGACCATCCTGGTGGGCATCATGGGGCTGCGCGGCCTTGGCGACGTGACCGGCCGTCTGCGGGCCATCACCGACGAAAACGCCCCGGCCCGCGAGGCCCTGCAAGGGATCAACCAGGCGGCCGAATCCCTGCGCGTGGCCCAGCGCACCCTGCTCATCCAAAACCTGGACCAACAGACCCGGGACCGGCAGTACGCCAATATGGACCGCACCCTGGCCCAGGCCCGAAGCGCCTTCGCGGTCTTTGACAAGAAGGCCAGAACCCCCTCCGAAGACGCCCTGTGGAGACGCTTCGGCGAGACATGGACCCAGTGGCTGGCCATCAATGAAGCGGCCATGTCCGCCTCCCGCCGCCTGGACGCCACGGGCATTCTCGATCCCACGGAACTGCGGCGCAAGATGGAGCTGTTTCGGGCCGACCACTACCGGCTCCTCAACTCCCTTAACGAACTGCTTCTGATAGACAAATCCTTCGACGGCGGCACGGACCCCACGGCCTGCAACTTCGGCCGCTGGCTGGCGGGAGGGGCTTCGTCCATCAAAAATCCCGCCATCCAGGGCGCGCTGCGGGAGATCATTCCCTTCCACAACCAGTTCCACGCCGCCATCAAACGGATCAAGGACATGGCGGCCTCAGGCGTCTCCCGCCAGGACATCCTGCGCTTTTACCAGGACGAGGCCATGGCCCCGGTGGGCAAGACCTTTGAAATTTTTCAAAAGCTGTCCCAGGAGGTCGATGTCTCCGAGAAGCAGTACCAGGTCGTCTCCCAAGAGGTCATGGTCGCCCTGCTGGAGAAGCAGCGCCAAACCCTGGAGCTTCTGGGGCAGCTCTTGGAGAGCAACACCACGGACAGCAGACAGGCCGAGATCCAGGCCAACGAGGCCGCAACCTCAGCCCGGGCCGTCTCCATAACCGGCATGGCCCTGGGGGCTGTCCTGGCCCTAGCGCTTGGGGTGCTTTTGGCCCGGGCCATCACCCGGCCCATCCTCCAGGCCGTGCGCGTGGCCCAAAACATTTCCCGGGGCGACCTGACCACGGAGCCGGACATCCGGCAAAAAGACGAGATCGGCCAGTTGGCCGACGCCCTGCGGGACATGATCACCCGGTTGCGGGAGACCGTGCGCGAGGTGCTCACGGGTGCGGAGAACACGGCCTCGGGCAGTGAAGAGCTTTCCAGCGCGGCCCAGGACATCTCCCACGGGGCCTCGGAACAGGCCGCCTCGGTGGAAGAGGTGTCCTCGTCCATGGAGCAGATGGCTTCCGCCATCCGGCAGAATTCCGAAACCGCCCTGCGCACGGAGAAGATGGCCATGACCGCGGCTGCGGGCGCCCGGGAAGGCGGTGAAGCCGTGGCGGCCACGGTTTCGGCCATGAAAGAGATCGCCCAAAAAATTGGCATCATCGAAGAAATCGCCAGGCAGACGAACCTGTTGGCCCTCAATGCCGCCATTGAGGCCGCCCGGGCCGGGGAACACGGCAAGGGGTTCGCCGTGGTGGCTGCCGAGGTGCGCAAACTGGCCGAGCGCAGCGGCGCGGCGGCCGGGGAGATCGGCGAGTTGTCCGGATCAAGCGTGGCCATCGCCGAAAAGGCCGGAGAGCTTTTGTCGCGCATCGTGCCCGACATCGAGCGTACGGCCGGGCTCATCCAGGAGATCGCCGCCGCAGGACGGGAGCAGGATGCCGGGGCGGAGCAGATCAACAAGGCCGTGCGGCAGTTGGATCAGGTGGTGCAGCAAAACGCCTCGGCCTCGGAAGAAATGGCCTCCACCTCCGAGGAGTTGTCCAGCCAGGCCATGAATCTGCAATCCACCGTGGCCTTTTTCCGCCTCGACGGAACCGATTCGCGGCTCATGCTTTCGGGCGCAGCACCGGCCAGGCCAAAAAATCGCGGTTGA
- a CDS encoding ATP-binding protein: MCMKNEQQHRRFLWQPFRKNSPFWIYASPWAVLGAAAVLAAVVVVMAVLNVNREKEYVTRILREKGAAIIRALEAGTRTGMMGGLGRGPGLQRLLVETAGQGDIFYIVITDRSGKILAHDDRSLVGSQFLPPEELALLAPTGEEKWRVVREEGTGRRSFLVYREFLPRGGPERRRGQGRFPGPRDLFPAPPDLSDGPLPGVRGVPPGRPGMECPAQPAPSPQTESDFLCAEDCDGQGAQKSLRDAEMIVFVGMDIGPFEQARSMDFQGTLVTSATLLALGFAAVVSLFWAQSHRVSKRLLRDTRAFASEVVGTMPAGLAVVDPEGMLAMVNASFEALLGRKSADVVGRPAAQVLPPGLLELGTGPEAVLSGEASGHKESEGEFDFGGDGPVPLGVSVTRIVAEDGGLVGTLYLVRDLREVRALQEEVRRREKLAAMGNLAAGVAHEIRNPLSSIRGYASYFGSKFAPDSEDRKAAQVMVREVDRLNRVISELIDYSRPSELARRPVSLGEAVEHCLRLIRPDAEASSVRVATHGLDAAPTALLDPDRFSQALLNVLLNAVQAMPSGGTLSVTVGVSDDGRGFVETADEGVGIDPADMGKIFNPYYTTKATGTGLGLAVALKLVEAHGGEMRAAPRPGGGTVIAMYLPLARDNDEEKP, translated from the coding sequence ATGTGTATGAAAAACGAGCAGCAGCACCGACGATTCCTCTGGCAGCCCTTTCGAAAAAACAGTCCCTTCTGGATTTATGCCTCGCCCTGGGCCGTGCTCGGCGCAGCGGCGGTGCTGGCCGCCGTGGTGGTGGTCATGGCCGTGCTCAACGTCAACCGGGAAAAGGAATACGTCACCCGCATCCTGCGCGAAAAGGGGGCGGCCATCATCCGGGCCCTTGAGGCCGGAACCCGTACCGGCATGATGGGGGGGCTTGGGCGGGGGCCGGGCCTGCAACGGCTTTTGGTGGAGACCGCCGGGCAGGGGGATATCTTTTATATCGTCATCACCGACCGTTCGGGAAAGATTCTGGCCCATGACGACCGGTCCCTGGTGGGCAGCCAGTTTTTGCCGCCAGAGGAACTGGCCCTTTTGGCCCCGACTGGCGAGGAAAAATGGCGCGTGGTGCGGGAGGAGGGGACCGGGAGGCGTTCCTTTCTGGTCTACCGGGAGTTTCTGCCGCGCGGCGGGCCGGAAAGGCGGCGCGGCCAGGGGCGTTTCCCCGGTCCCCGGGATCTGTTCCCGGCCCCGCCGGACCTGTCCGACGGCCCGCTCCCCGGGGTCCGGGGCGTCCCCCCCGGCCGTCCCGGGATGGAGTGCCCGGCGCAACCCGCCCCCTCCCCCCAAACCGAGTCGGACTTTTTGTGCGCTGAGGACTGCGACGGGCAGGGCGCCCAAAAAAGCCTGCGGGATGCGGAGATGATCGTGTTCGTGGGCATGGACATCGGTCCTTTCGAGCAGGCCCGGTCCATGGATTTCCAGGGCACCCTGGTCACCTCGGCCACCCTTTTGGCGCTTGGGTTCGCGGCCGTGGTGTCGCTTTTCTGGGCCCAGAGCCACCGGGTGTCCAAGCGGCTTTTACGCGACACCCGGGCCTTCGCCTCGGAGGTGGTGGGCACCATGCCCGCCGGACTGGCCGTGGTCGATCCGGAGGGCATGCTGGCCATGGTCAACGCCTCCTTTGAGGCCCTTTTGGGGCGCAAGTCCGCCGATGTCGTGGGGCGGCCCGCCGCCCAGGTCTTGCCCCCGGGACTGCTCGAACTGGGGACGGGCCCGGAGGCGGTCCTGTCCGGCGAGGCCTCCGGCCACAAGGAGAGCGAGGGGGAGTTTGATTTCGGCGGAGACGGTCCCGTGCCGCTGGGGGTGAGCGTGACCCGTATCGTGGCCGAGGACGGCGGGCTGGTGGGCACGCTCTATCTGGTTCGGGACTTGCGCGAGGTGCGGGCGCTCCAGGAGGAGGTCCGGCGGCGCGAGAAGCTGGCCGCCATGGGCAACCTGGCCGCCGGGGTGGCCCATGAGATCAGGAACCCCTTAAGCTCCATCCGGGGCTACGCCTCCTATTTCGGCAGTAAGTTCGCCCCGGACAGCGAGGACCGTAAGGCCGCCCAGGTCATGGTCCGGGAGGTGGACCGCTTAAACCGGGTCATCTCCGAGCTCATCGACTATTCCCGGCCCTCGGAACTGGCCCGCCGTCCCGTGTCCCTGGGCGAGGCCGTGGAGCACTGCCTGCGCCTGATCCGCCCCGACGCCGAGGCGTCTTCCGTGCGCGTGGCCACCCATGGCCTGGATGCCGCGCCAACGGCCCTGCTCGATCCGGATCGCTTTTCCCAGGCGCTTTTAAACGTCTTGCTCAACGCCGTGCAGGCCATGCCCTCGGGCGGGACGCTGTCCGTGACCGTTGGGGTCTCCGACGACGGCCGGGGCTTTGTGGAGACCGCCGACGAGGGAGTGGGCATCGACCCGGCGGACATGGGCAAGATATTCAACCCCTATTATACCACCAAGGCCACGGGGACCGGGCTGGGACTGGCCGTGGCGCTCAAGCTCGTCGAGGCCCATGGCGGCGAGATGCGGGCCGCGCCCCGGCCGGGCGGCGGCACGGTGATCGCCATGTATCTGCCCCTGGCCCGCGACAATGATGAGGAGAAGCCATGA
- a CDS encoding sigma-54-dependent transcriptional regulator: MKPSILVVDDDPGHLSMLTTVLSGWDFRVEGASSGQKALAAIREKPRDLVLTDVRMAGMDGIEVLRAVKEYNPAMPVLIMTAYSSVETAVTALKNGAYDYLIKPLDMDVLRLTMDRALDHLRLRTENRALKERLAEGFRSDEIIGQSPAMKELLDMAALAAPTEATVLVTGESGTGKELVARAIHANSPRKNGPLITVNCAALAETLLESELFGHEKGAFTGADRRREGRFMAADKGTIFLDEIGEISPATQAKLLRVIQEREIERLGGDRPIGVDVRILAATNRDLKAEVEAGRFREDLYYRLNVLVLAVPPLRERREDIPLLAAHFLDRFAKKNRKSVKGFSPGAREALLHHPWPGNVRELENAVERGVILAVGDYLTERELPPGVAAAVPDMPPGGGRIAHDPADLAGQPLEDIEQRAILATLKETGGNKSEAARVLGITRATLHKKLKKYGEE; this comes from the coding sequence ATGAAGCCCAGTATTTTGGTGGTGGACGACGATCCCGGACATCTGTCCATGCTGACCACAGTGCTTTCGGGCTGGGATTTCCGGGTGGAGGGGGCCTCAAGCGGCCAGAAGGCCCTGGCGGCCATCCGCGAAAAACCCCGGGATCTCGTCCTGACCGACGTGCGCATGGCCGGGATGGACGGCATTGAGGTGCTGCGCGCGGTCAAGGAATACAACCCGGCCATGCCGGTTTTGATCATGACCGCCTATTCCTCGGTGGAGACGGCGGTTACGGCGCTTAAAAACGGGGCCTACGACTATTTGATCAAGCCCCTGGACATGGATGTGCTGCGCCTGACCATGGACCGGGCCCTGGACCATCTGCGGCTGCGAACCGAGAACCGGGCGCTCAAGGAGCGGCTGGCCGAGGGCTTTCGAAGCGATGAGATCATCGGCCAAAGCCCGGCCATGAAAGAGCTTTTGGACATGGCGGCCCTGGCCGCGCCTACCGAGGCCACGGTCCTGGTCACCGGGGAGTCGGGCACGGGCAAGGAGCTGGTGGCCCGGGCCATCCACGCCAACAGCCCGCGCAAAAACGGGCCGCTGATCACGGTCAATTGCGCCGCCCTGGCCGAGACCCTGCTGGAATCCGAACTGTTCGGCCACGAAAAGGGGGCCTTCACCGGGGCCGACCGGCGGCGCGAGGGCCGGTTCATGGCCGCCGACAAGGGCACCATCTTTTTGGACGAGATCGGCGAGATATCCCCGGCCACCCAGGCCAAGCTGTTGCGGGTCATCCAGGAACGCGAGATCGAGCGCTTGGGCGGGGATCGGCCCATCGGCGTGGACGTGCGCATCCTGGCGGCCACCAACCGGGATCTCAAGGCCGAGGTGGAGGCCGGGCGGTTCCGGGAGGATCTGTACTATCGCCTCAATGTCCTGGTGCTGGCCGTGCCCCCCCTGCGGGAACGCCGGGAGGACATTCCGCTTCTGGCGGCGCATTTCCTGGACCGGTTCGCCAAAAAAAACCGCAAATCCGTCAAGGGATTCTCCCCCGGGGCCAGGGAGGCCCTTTTGCACCACCCGTGGCCGGGCAACGTGCGGGAGCTGGAAAACGCCGTGGAGCGCGGGGTCATTTTGGCGGTCGGCGACTACCTGACCGAGCGCGAACTGCCGCCCGGGGTGGCCGCCGCCGTGCCGGACATGCCGCCGGGGGGAGGGCGCATCGCACATGACCCGGCCGATCTGGCCGGACAGCCGCTGGAAGACATCGAACAGCGGGCCATCCTGGCCACGCTGAAAGAAACCGGCGGCAATAAGAGCGAGGCCGCCCGTGTCTTGGGCATCACCCGGGCCACGCTGCACAAAAAACTCAAGAAGTACGGGGAAGAATAA
- the feoB gene encoding ferrous iron transport protein B — protein MTGNTLTIALAGNPNSGKTTMFNALTGSRQHVGNYPGVTVQKKEGRLTHNGVTVHVVDLPGTYSLTAYSAEELAARNFLVDERPEMVVNILDAGALERSLYLTVQFLELGVPVVLALNMMDEVKKRGMQIDTGLLSRLLRSPVVETVARIGEGKERLLDAALDFARGNRRPWEPLILSYGPDVDAALAEMTGIIEDARFLDGRLPARWVALKLLEGDHEVAGICRQSGAAYDRLAAIVERLAGHLAATMNSYPEALISDYRYGFIASLLKQGVLKKDASRERIVYSDKVDRVVTDRFLGPLLMLGVLYGMFEMVFFIGEYPMGWFEDFFSWLSGLAAAVIPPGQIQSLVVSGIIGGVGGVLGFVPLIVIMFFLLSYLEDLGYMARMAYMLDRVFRIFGLHGGSVMPFIISGGIPGGCAVPGVMAARTLRSPKERLATILTAPFMACGAKIPVFVLLVGAFFPQGAGTAMFWITLASWGAALLVARLLRSTVIRGQATPFLMELPPYRIPTLRGVLLHTWERAWQYVKKAGTTILAISVLLWAAMTYPQLPQDVADGYATSRRTLAAALEAAETTAAPGLDGAALADLEARLADIDNKKAEAALRNSLAGRLGTALEDVTRLAGFDWRVNIALLGGIAAKEVIVSTLGTSYALGEVDPGEATPLSEKLAADPAMSKASALALIIFTILYAPCFVTVVAMAREASWGWAAFAMVFNTGLGFAVAAAAYQIASRL, from the coding sequence ATGACCGGGAACACCCTGACCATCGCCCTGGCCGGAAACCCCAACTCCGGCAAGACCACCATGTTCAACGCCCTGACCGGCTCCAGGCAGCATGTGGGCAACTATCCCGGCGTCACCGTACAGAAAAAGGAAGGCCGCCTGACGCATAACGGCGTGACCGTCCATGTGGTGGATCTGCCCGGCACCTATTCCCTGACCGCCTATTCCGCCGAGGAGCTTGCCGCGCGCAACTTCCTGGTGGACGAACGTCCGGAGATGGTGGTGAACATCCTCGATGCCGGGGCCCTGGAACGCAGCCTGTATCTGACCGTGCAGTTCCTGGAGCTGGGCGTGCCCGTGGTTCTGGCCCTGAACATGATGGACGAGGTCAAGAAACGGGGTATGCAGATCGACACCGGGCTTTTGTCCAGGCTTCTGCGCTCGCCGGTGGTGGAGACCGTGGCCAGGATCGGCGAGGGCAAGGAGCGGCTTCTGGACGCGGCCCTGGACTTCGCCAGGGGCAACCGCCGTCCCTGGGAACCGCTGATCTTGTCCTACGGCCCGGACGTGGACGCGGCGCTGGCGGAAATGACCGGCATCATCGAGGATGCGCGCTTTCTCGACGGCCGTCTGCCTGCCCGGTGGGTGGCCCTCAAACTCCTTGAGGGCGACCATGAGGTGGCGGGCATCTGCCGCCAGTCCGGAGCCGCCTACGACCGTCTGGCGGCCATCGTCGAACGCCTGGCCGGACACCTCGCGGCCACCATGAATTCCTATCCCGAGGCGCTCATCTCCGACTACCGTTACGGGTTCATCGCCTCGCTTCTCAAGCAGGGCGTGCTCAAAAAAGACGCCAGCCGGGAACGCATCGTCTATTCCGACAAGGTGGACCGGGTGGTCACGGATCGCTTCCTGGGGCCGCTTTTAATGCTCGGCGTGCTCTACGGCATGTTTGAGATGGTCTTTTTCATCGGCGAATATCCCATGGGCTGGTTCGAGGATTTCTTTTCCTGGCTGTCGGGGCTGGCCGCCGCCGTCATCCCCCCGGGGCAGATCCAGTCGCTGGTGGTCTCGGGGATCATCGGCGGCGTGGGCGGGGTGCTCGGGTTCGTGCCGCTGATCGTCATCATGTTCTTTCTTTTGTCCTATCTGGAAGACCTGGGCTACATGGCCCGCATGGCCTACATGCTGGACCGGGTGTTCCGGATCTTCGGGCTGCACGGCGGCTCGGTGATGCCCTTCATCATCTCCGGCGGCATCCCGGGCGGCTGCGCCGTGCCCGGGGTCATGGCCGCGCGCACGTTGCGCAGTCCCAAGGAGCGCCTGGCCACCATCCTGACTGCGCCGTTTATGGCCTGCGGGGCCAAGATACCGGTCTTCGTGCTGCTCGTGGGGGCCTTTTTCCCCCAGGGCGCGGGCACGGCCATGTTCTGGATCACCCTGGCCTCCTGGGGCGCGGCCCTGTTGGTGGCGAGGCTGTTGCGCTCCACCGTGATCCGGGGCCAGGCCACGCCGTTTTTGATGGAACTGCCGCCGTATCGCATCCCCACCCTGCGCGGGGTGCTCCTGCATACCTGGGAGCGGGCCTGGCAGTACGTCAAAAAGGCCGGGACCACGATCCTGGCCATCTCCGTCCTTCTCTGGGCGGCCATGACCTATCCCCAGCTTCCCCAGGACGTGGCCGACGGCTATGCGACCAGCCGCCGGACGCTCGCCGCCGCCCTGGAAGCCGCCGAAACCACGGCGGCCCCGGGACTGGACGGCGCGGCCCTGGCCGACCTGGAGGCGCGTCTGGCCGACATCGACAACAAAAAGGCCGAGGCCGCCCTGCGAAACTCCCTGGCCGGACGCCTGGGCACCGCCCTGGAGGACGTCACCCGGCTGGCCGGGTTCGACTGGCGGGTGAACATCGCACTTCTGGGCGGCATCGCGGCCAAGGAGGTCATCGTCTCCACCCTGGGCACCTCCTACGCCCTGGGCGAGGTGGACCCCGGGGAGGCCACGCCGCTGTCCGAGAAGCTGGCCGCCGATCCGGCCATGTCCAAAGCCTCGGCCCTGGCGCTGATCATCTTCACCATCCTGTACGCGCCGTGCTTCGTGACGGTGGTGGCCATGGCCCGGGAGGCGTCCTGGGGCTGGGCCGCCTTCGCCATGGTGTTCAATACGGGCCTGGGCTTCGCCGTGGCTGCGGCGGCGTATCAGATCGCGTCCAGACTTTAA
- a CDS encoding FeoA family protein yields the protein MSEPICLRQLPVNTQAVIHSVAAAGELGRRIRDMGIVPGTTVQVIGRAPLYDPVALRLRDFTLTLRNSEADHILVIRQD from the coding sequence ATGTCCGAACCGATTTGCTTGCGTCAGCTTCCGGTCAACACCCAGGCGGTCATCCATTCCGTGGCCGCCGCCGGGGAACTTGGCCGCCGCATACGGGACATGGGGATCGTCCCCGGAACGACAGTCCAGGTCATAGGCCGGGCCCCGCTTTACGATCCGGTGGCCCTGCGGCTGCGGGACTTCACCCTGACCTTGCGCAACAGCGAGGCCGACCACATCCTCGTGATCAGGCAGGATTGA